Proteins found in one Mucilaginibacter gracilis genomic segment:
- the glyA gene encoding serine hydroxymethyltransferase, translating to MKRDKLIFDLLEEELQRQEEGLELIASENFVSKQVMEAAGSVATNKYAEGLPGKRYYGGCEIVDEIETIAIERAKQLFNAAWANVQPHSGAQANAAVMLACLQPGDKILGFDLSHGGHLTHGSPVNFSGKLYKPFFYGVVKETGLIDYDKLKEVALKEKPKMIICGASAYSRDWDYEFIRQVADEVGALVLADISHPAGLIARGLLTDPLPHCHIVTTTTHKTLRGPRGGMIMLGKDFENPWGLKTPKGEVRMMSAILDSAVFPGTQGGPLEHIIAAKAIAFGEALSDNYMKYVVQVKKNAAVMAAAFIKLGYNIVSGGTDNHLILLDLRNKNISGKDAENALVKADITVNKNMVPFDDKSPFVTSGIRVGTAAITTRGLKEKEMEKIVELIDSVIKDHESEANIKKVRKKVNELTAKFPLYS from the coding sequence ATGAAAAGAGATAAACTTATTTTTGATTTATTGGAAGAAGAGTTGCAGCGCCAGGAAGAAGGCCTGGAACTGATAGCATCAGAAAACTTTGTAAGCAAGCAAGTTATGGAAGCTGCTGGCTCGGTTGCAACCAATAAATATGCCGAAGGCTTACCCGGTAAACGCTATTATGGTGGCTGCGAAATTGTAGACGAAATAGAAACTATTGCTATTGAGCGGGCTAAACAATTATTTAACGCTGCCTGGGCAAACGTACAACCGCACTCGGGCGCGCAAGCCAATGCAGCAGTAATGCTGGCCTGTTTACAACCTGGCGATAAAATATTGGGTTTTGATCTTTCGCATGGCGGGCACTTAACACATGGTTCGCCGGTAAATTTTTCGGGTAAGTTGTACAAGCCATTTTTTTACGGCGTGGTAAAAGAAACCGGGTTAATTGATTATGATAAATTAAAAGAAGTTGCTTTAAAAGAAAAGCCCAAAATGATAATTTGCGGTGCTTCGGCATACTCGCGCGATTGGGATTACGAATTTATACGCCAGGTTGCCGATGAAGTTGGTGCCCTTGTTTTGGCAGATATTTCGCACCCGGCAGGTTTAATTGCCCGTGGTTTGCTTACAGATCCGCTTCCGCATTGCCATATTGTTACCACTACCACCCACAAAACATTACGCGGCCCGCGTGGCGGAATGATTATGTTAGGCAAGGATTTTGAAAACCCATGGGGACTAAAAACACCTAAAGGCGAGGTTAGAATGATGTCGGCTATATTAGATTCGGCTGTATTCCCCGGTACGCAAGGCGGGCCGCTTGAGCACATCATCGCTGCAAAGGCCATCGCTTTTGGCGAAGCTTTAAGCGATAACTACATGAAATATGTTGTACAGGTTAAAAAAAATGCCGCCGTAATGGCCGCTGCGTTTATTAAGCTTGGTTATAACATCGTTTCGGGCGGTACAGATAATCACCTGATATTGCTTGATTTGCGTAACAAAAATATTTCCGGAAAAGATGCCGAGAACGCTTTAGTTAAGGCTGATATTACTGTTAACAAAAACATGGTTCCGTTTGATGATAAATCTCCGTTTGTAACATCGGGTATCCGCGTGGGTACGGCCGCAATTACAACGCGTGGTTTAAAAGAAAAAGAAATGGAAAAAATTGTTGAATTGATAGACTCGGTGATAAAAGACCACGAAAGTGAAGCCAATATTAAAAAAGTTCGTAAAAAGGTTAACGAATTAACGGCGAAATTTCCGTTATATAGTTAA
- a CDS encoding ComF family protein — protein sequence MNQVSRYLHHFVALIFPELCQACGASLIAAEKVICINCTYNLPYTNFHQQPDNVVARQLWGRINLQAVYVLLYFVKGGKVQNMMHRFKYNNMPQIGNRLGQIAGAQLAGAAAYQNIDVIIPVPLHPKKLKQRGYNQSERFADGLSEKMTARVDTGSLIRVKHTDTQTKKSRFSRYENMKEVFTVLHPERLTGKHVLLVDDIITTGSTLEACGLELLKIPGLTLSLAAIAYAE from the coding sequence ATGAATCAAGTTAGCCGTTACCTTCACCATTTTGTTGCGCTAATTTTCCCCGAGCTATGCCAGGCCTGCGGCGCAAGTTTGATAGCCGCCGAAAAGGTAATTTGCATTAACTGCACTTACAATTTACCTTATACCAATTTCCATCAACAGCCCGATAATGTGGTGGCCCGGCAACTTTGGGGGCGCATTAACTTGCAGGCTGTATATGTGCTGCTGTATTTTGTAAAGGGCGGCAAGGTGCAAAACATGATGCACCGGTTTAAATATAACAACATGCCACAAATTGGCAACCGCCTGGGGCAAATTGCAGGCGCCCAGTTGGCCGGGGCTGCCGCATACCAAAATATTGATGTTATAATACCGGTGCCTTTGCACCCAAAAAAGTTAAAACAAAGGGGTTATAACCAAAGCGAAAGATTTGCCGACGGCTTATCCGAAAAAATGACTGCCCGGGTTGACACAGGCAGCCTTATCCGGGTTAAACATACCGATACCCAAACAAAAAAATCGCGCTTTTCGCGATACGAAAACATGAAGGAAGTGTTTACCGTACTGCATCCCGAAAGGTTAACAGGCAAACACGTTTTATTGGTTGATGATATTATAACCACCGGCTCTACCTTAGAAGCCTGCGGTTTAGAGTTGCTCAAAATACCGGGGCTTACGCTAAGCCTAGCCGCAATTGCCTACGCCGAGTGA
- a CDS encoding segregation and condensation protein A: protein MVEEGFEIHLPQFEGPFDLLLFFIERDELDIHEISIAKITDDFLSYIHQMNSLNMELASEFIFVAATLMRIKAKMLLPRYEVDADGNEIDLKEDLIRKLIEYKKFKLVCEELKPLEEDRLKQEKRGAIHLDMEAVAELAAPGEELESFDLYKLMMVYSRVMTRYKSKSQEVKHTVVQYPYTIEKQKKAISALLAINKRLDFSAIRTNSENRVHFVYNFLAVLEMLQQELVDIQIGLGYNNFWISPRAES from the coding sequence ATGGTTGAAGAAGGTTTCGAAATTCATTTACCCCAGTTTGAAGGTCCGTTTGATCTGCTTCTGTTCTTTATAGAGCGGGATGAGCTGGATATACACGAAATTTCGATAGCCAAAATAACCGACGATTTTTTGTCGTACATCCACCAGATGAACAGCCTTAATATGGAGCTGGCCAGCGAATTTATTTTTGTTGCCGCTACGCTGATGCGCATTAAGGCCAAAATGTTGTTACCACGCTACGAAGTTGACGCAGACGGCAACGAGATTGACCTTAAAGAAGACCTGATACGCAAGCTTATTGAGTACAAAAAGTTTAAATTGGTTTGCGAAGAGCTTAAACCCCTGGAAGAAGACAGGCTTAAACAAGAGAAGCGCGGAGCCATACACCTGGATATGGAGGCCGTTGCCGAATTGGCCGCGCCTGGCGAGGAGCTTGAAAGTTTTGACCTGTATAAGTTAATGATGGTTTATAGCCGGGTTATGACGCGTTACAAAAGCAAAAGCCAGGAAGTAAAGCATACCGTGGTGCAATACCCTTACACTATTGAGAAGCAAAAGAAGGCTATTAGCGCATTGCTGGCCATTAACAAACGGCTCGATTTTAGCGCAATACGTACAAACTCGGAAAACAGGGTTCACTTTGTGTATAACTTTTTGGCCGTGCTAGAGATGCTTCAGCAAGAATTGGTTGACATACAGATAGGCCTGGGGTATAACAATTTCTGGATATCGCCAAGGGCGGAAAGCTGA
- a CDS encoding toxin-antitoxin system YwqK family antitoxin — translation MVHPEQYLNKFSLLLLATLLFACSQKPASMGIIPMADISLKQRQGTLYFKGVPFNGTTFELFDNGDTAKAVPYVNGKENGIMQWWHPNKQLAQKRLFVNGRKEGVHMGWWPNGKKQFEYHFTNDEYEGEVKEWFSNGTVFRIFHYAAGHEAGSQKMWWEDGKIRANYVIVNGEKFGLFGQKLCVNDVKN, via the coding sequence ATGGTACACCCGGAACAATATCTCAATAAGTTTTCGCTCTTGCTTTTAGCAACTCTGCTGTTTGCATGTAGCCAAAAACCGGCAAGCATGGGTATTATACCTATGGCCGATATAAGCCTAAAACAACGGCAGGGCACGCTTTATTTTAAAGGTGTGCCCTTCAACGGCACCACCTTCGAGTTATTTGATAATGGCGATACCGCTAAAGCAGTGCCTTATGTAAACGGAAAAGAAAACGGCATAATGCAGTGGTGGCATCCTAACAAACAATTGGCACAAAAACGATTGTTTGTGAATGGCCGTAAAGAAGGTGTGCATATGGGCTGGTGGCCAAACGGTAAAAAACAGTTTGAATACCATTTTACTAACGATGAATATGAGGGCGAAGTGAAAGAATGGTTTAGCAATGGCACCGTGTTCCGCATATTTCATTACGCCGCCGGGCACGAAGCCGGGAGCCAAAAAATGTGGTGGGAAGATGGCAAGATACGCGCAAACTACGTAATAGTTAATGGCGAAAAATTTGGTTTATTTGGGCAAAAACTGTGCGTAAACGATGTAAAAAACTAA
- a CDS encoding SCO family protein, protein MGNNKVILLILLLTALACTPKKPADVKLPYFNTPDFTPIWLDKSTAEYQNLHTIPAFSFTDQNGNSITNQTVNNKIYVVDFFFTRCQNICPKMTGNMAKVSAAFIGHPNILMLSHSVTPELDNIAVLRNYAKLKNVTNPNWHLLTGDKKQIYDIARKGYFADNAIGYNKDFNEFLHTENFILVDGQHHIRGVYNGTIDFEIDNLIRHIKILEKEVD, encoded by the coding sequence ATGGGAAATAACAAGGTAATACTACTTATATTGCTGCTTACTGCATTGGCTTGCACACCCAAAAAGCCCGCCGACGTTAAACTTCCCTACTTTAACACGCCCGATTTTACGCCCATTTGGCTGGATAAGAGTACGGCCGAATATCAAAACCTACACACCATACCTGCCTTTAGTTTTACCGACCAAAACGGAAACAGCATAACCAACCAAACCGTAAATAATAAAATTTATGTGGTTGATTTCTTTTTTACCCGCTGCCAAAACATTTGCCCTAAAATGACGGGCAATATGGCCAAAGTATCCGCCGCCTTTATCGGCCATCCCAACATACTGATGCTTTCGCACTCGGTTACTCCCGAACTGGATAATATTGCAGTACTGCGCAACTACGCCAAGCTTAAAAACGTAACCAACCCCAATTGGCACCTGCTAACCGGCGATAAAAAGCAGATATATGATATTGCCCGAAAAGGCTACTTTGCCGATAACGCCATTGGCTACAATAAAGATTTTAACGAATTTTTGCACACCGAAAACTTTATCCTCGTTGACGGGCAACACCACATCCGTGGTGTATACAATGGCACTATTGATTTTGAGATAGACAATTTAATAAGGCACATCAAAATTTTAGAAAAGGAAGTGGATTGA
- the dxs gene encoding 1-deoxy-D-xylulose-5-phosphate synthase, with product MKVSAGNLLQKINYPSDLKQLKEEELKQLSQELRQYIIDIVSVNGGHFGASLGVVELTVALHYILDTPYDQLVWDVGHQAYGHKILTGRRDIFDTNRVYGGISGFPKRSESEYDTFGVGHSSTSISAALGMAVASQYKGETNRQHVAVIGDGSMTAGLAFEALNHAGIENSNLLVILNDNNMAIDPNVGALKEYLTDISTSKPYNRFRDDIARMLSKISSYGPDAFKMAKKIEKSIKGTLLKKSNLFEALQFRYFGPIDGHDVEHLVGVLRDLRDIPGPKLLHCVTVKGKGYALAEKDQTKWHAPGLFDKITGEIKKAVYDKPQPPKYQDVFGHTIVELAEKNDKIMGITPAMPSGCSLNIMMKAMPNRAFDVGIAEQHAVTFSAGLATQGLVPFCNIYSSFMQRAYDQVIHDVAIQKLNVVFCLDRAGFAGADGATHHGAYDLAYMRCIPNITVSAPMNEEELRNLMFTAQQQNMGPFVIRYPRGNGVMVDWQRPMKAIPVGKGRKVCDGEEVAILSIGAIGNEVVKACSQLNTEGYHPAHYDLRFVKPLDEALLHEVFTNFDKVITVEDGCLQGGMGSAVIEFMSDHNYHAQVIRLGIPDKFIEHGEQPELWAECGFNATAIATQVRNVAVNRTTQTIAS from the coding sequence ATGAAAGTATCTGCGGGAAATTTACTGCAAAAAATTAACTACCCTTCTGATTTAAAGCAACTTAAGGAAGAAGAACTAAAGCAACTTAGCCAGGAGCTCCGTCAGTATATTATTGACATCGTTTCGGTTAATGGCGGCCATTTTGGTGCCAGCTTAGGCGTTGTAGAGTTAACAGTTGCCCTGCATTATATATTAGACACACCTTACGACCAATTGGTTTGGGATGTTGGCCACCAGGCCTACGGCCACAAAATACTAACCGGCCGGCGCGATATTTTTGATACCAACCGCGTTTATGGCGGCATAAGCGGTTTCCCAAAACGCTCAGAGAGCGAATATGATACTTTTGGCGTGGGCCACTCATCAACCTCCATTTCGGCGGCTTTGGGTATGGCGGTAGCATCGCAATACAAAGGCGAAACCAACAGGCAGCACGTAGCCGTTATTGGCGATGGCTCCATGACAGCCGGGCTTGCCTTTGAAGCGCTTAACCATGCCGGTATAGAAAACAGTAACCTGCTTGTTATTTTAAACGATAACAACATGGCTATTGACCCTAACGTGGGTGCCCTTAAAGAGTACTTAACTGATATTTCAACCTCAAAACCTTATAACCGCTTTAGGGACGATATTGCCCGTATGTTGAGCAAAATATCATCATACGGCCCCGATGCGTTTAAAATGGCCAAAAAAATAGAGAAGAGTATAAAAGGTACCCTGCTTAAAAAAAGCAACCTTTTTGAGGCTTTGCAATTTAGATACTTTGGCCCTATTGATGGCCACGATGTTGAACACCTGGTAGGTGTACTGCGCGACCTGCGCGATATACCCGGCCCCAAACTTTTACATTGTGTAACCGTTAAAGGTAAAGGCTATGCCCTGGCCGAAAAGGACCAAACCAAATGGCACGCTCCCGGCTTGTTTGATAAAATAACCGGAGAAATTAAAAAAGCCGTTTACGACAAGCCACAACCGCCAAAATATCAGGATGTTTTTGGGCACACCATAGTTGAGCTTGCCGAAAAAAATGATAAAATTATGGGCATAACCCCGGCTATGCCGAGTGGCTGCTCGTTAAATATCATGATGAAGGCCATGCCTAACCGCGCTTTTGACGTAGGCATTGCCGAACAGCACGCAGTAACTTTTTCGGCAGGGCTGGCTACCCAGGGCCTGGTGCCTTTCTGCAACATTTACTCCAGTTTTATGCAACGCGCATACGACCAGGTGATACACGATGTAGCTATACAAAAATTAAACGTTGTTTTTTGCTTAGATAGGGCCGGTTTTGCCGGTGCCGACGGTGCAACCCACCATGGTGCTTACGATTTGGCTTATATGCGCTGCATACCCAATATAACCGTATCGGCACCTATGAATGAGGAAGAACTGCGCAACCTCATGTTTACCGCACAGCAACAAAACATGGGCCCATTTGTTATACGCTACCCGCGTGGCAACGGTGTAATGGTTGACTGGCAACGCCCAATGAAAGCAATACCCGTAGGCAAGGGCCGTAAAGTTTGCGATGGTGAAGAAGTAGCCATATTATCAATAGGTGCCATTGGCAACGAGGTTGTAAAGGCCTGTAGCCAACTCAATACCGAAGGCTACCATCCCGCACATTACGATTTACGTTTTGTTAAACCACTTGACGAAGCCCTGCTGCACGAGGTTTTTACCAACTTTGATAAAGTAATTACCGTTGAAGACGGCTGCCTGCAAGGCGGAATGGGCAGTGCCGTTATTGAATTTATGAGCGACCATAATTACCACGCCCAAGTAATACGCCTGGGTATACCCGATAAGTTTATTGAACATGGCGAGCAACCCGAGCTTTGGGCCGAATGCGGCTTTAACGCAACCGCAATTGCAACCCAGGTTAGAAACGTTGCCGTAAATCGCACTACACAAACTATAGCTTCGTAA
- a CDS encoding ankyrin repeat domain-containing protein, producing MIKGKKTVKLPNEIVKSIYVNNIAVINSWVNTLNIDLVDNNDRTMLFHAIIAGFDDLVALLLESKANIDLKDNKGWSPLHYAVQNSKFVVVGLLIEKGANVETKDDYGNTALWRAVFASKGNGEIIKLLLAKGANPDNENDSGISPLGLANKIANYNIVQFFD from the coding sequence ATGATTAAAGGAAAAAAAACAGTTAAGTTGCCAAACGAGATTGTTAAATCCATATACGTTAACAATATAGCCGTTATCAATAGTTGGGTGAATACTCTGAATATTGACTTAGTAGATAATAATGATCGGACTATGTTATTTCATGCCATTATTGCTGGCTTTGATGATTTGGTAGCCTTACTGTTAGAAAGTAAGGCTAATATTGATTTGAAAGACAACAAGGGATGGAGCCCATTACATTATGCTGTGCAAAACTCAAAATTTGTTGTAGTTGGTCTGCTTATTGAGAAAGGTGCGAACGTAGAAACTAAAGATGACTATGGTAACACTGCACTGTGGAGAGCAGTATTTGCCTCAAAAGGTAACGGCGAGATAATTAAACTATTACTCGCCAAAGGGGCTAATCCCGATAATGAAAATGACTCAGGCATAAGTCCTTTAGGCTTGGCTAACAAAATAGCAAACTATAACATAGTGCAGTTTTTTGATTAG
- a CDS encoding PAS domain S-box protein, protein MVLDGITVAENEAGRIAALESYHVLDTLPERDYDAITRLASYICEVPIALISLIDVERQWFKSKVGLEVSETPRADAFCRYTILGDEILEIPDALENELFVNNALVTGEPNVRFYAGAPLIDSKGFRLGSLCVIDSVPRKLTFEQRDALTTLAREVMSHLELRKQKKELEENLKLHNEFFNLFNNSPEIHCVMDRDSNIELINDSVTRILGFTPEQSIGKPIWIFFHPEDRESVLHVVEEGLRNNKKAYEVETRIITKNGEVRWISWSVISKQQSWYASGRDITYQKQMLAELQQLSLVASKVSNGVVISNANNNVVWINDAFETITGYQLKDVQNKHLGDVLQGELTDLAIIQKARELSEAKQSFEVDLLIYRKDGQPLWISVINSIILDSNGDVDKYIEVIIDITSKKKAELELIATKEEALQLNRAKDMFISVMSHEIRTPLNAVIGISDLLMDDNPAPSQKENLSILKFSADNLMTLINDVLDFTKVETGNIELEKINVDMRDLVNSVINSMNFKAQAKGIYLHAQIDESIPQYILGDKTRICQILLNLVGNSLKFTDKGGIVIDLKVIEQNKNQVRIRFEVSDTGIGIHPEKISSIFESFKQAEANITRLYGGTGLGLAITKRLVELHDSRINVESVYGQSSKFWFTITFNKGKNTLDTNTSEIRIGLKLNVLVVDDNHINRLLIDKVLKKWGATSDFAENGLQALDKIETNHNYDVVLMDIHMPEMGGLEATRILRAKDNAYAQQLPVIALTASMLTNQMDLIDEAGMNDYVLKPFDQKTLYDKISRYSKD, encoded by the coding sequence ATGGTGTTAGATGGTATTACTGTTGCTGAAAACGAGGCAGGGCGCATTGCAGCGCTCGAGTCTTATCATGTATTAGATACCCTTCCCGAACGGGATTACGATGCCATAACCCGCCTTGCCTCTTATATTTGCGAGGTGCCCATCGCCTTAATTTCGCTAATTGATGTTGAGCGCCAATGGTTTAAGTCGAAAGTTGGTTTAGAAGTATCCGAAACACCACGTGCCGATGCATTTTGCCGGTATACCATCCTTGGCGATGAGATATTAGAAATTCCGGATGCTTTAGAGAACGAACTTTTTGTAAATAATGCCTTAGTGACAGGCGAGCCAAACGTTCGTTTTTATGCCGGCGCCCCGCTAATTGATAGCAAAGGCTTTCGTTTAGGTTCGTTATGCGTTATTGATAGCGTTCCGCGTAAGCTAACCTTTGAGCAGCGCGATGCCTTAACTACGCTTGCGCGCGAGGTAATGTCGCACCTGGAATTGCGAAAACAAAAAAAGGAACTCGAGGAGAACTTAAAGCTTCATAACGAGTTTTTTAACCTTTTTAATAATTCGCCCGAGATCCATTGCGTAATGGATAGGGACTCTAACATAGAGCTTATTAACGATTCGGTAACACGTATACTCGGCTTTACGCCGGAGCAATCAATTGGCAAACCGATATGGATATTTTTTCATCCGGAAGATAGGGAAAGCGTATTACATGTTGTTGAAGAAGGGTTAAGGAACAACAAAAAGGCTTATGAAGTTGAAACCAGAATAATAACCAAAAATGGCGAAGTAAGGTGGATTAGCTGGTCGGTAATTTCTAAACAGCAAAGCTGGTATGCCAGTGGCCGCGATATTACTTACCAAAAGCAAATGCTTGCCGAATTGCAACAGCTATCGTTAGTGGCCAGCAAGGTTAGCAACGGTGTGGTGATAAGTAACGCCAATAATAATGTAGTTTGGATAAACGATGCCTTTGAAACTATAACAGGTTACCAGTTAAAGGATGTGCAAAATAAGCACCTTGGTGATGTTTTGCAGGGCGAATTAACCGATTTGGCAATTATACAAAAGGCACGTGAACTTTCGGAAGCCAAACAATCGTTTGAGGTTGATTTGCTCATTTATCGTAAAGACGGGCAACCGCTCTGGATATCGGTTATCAACTCCATTATTTTAGATAGCAACGGCGATGTTGACAAGTATATTGAGGTTATTATTGATATTACTTCGAAAAAGAAAGCCGAACTTGAACTGATTGCCACTAAAGAGGAGGCTTTACAACTAAACCGGGCTAAAGATATGTTTATATCGGTAATGAGCCACGAGATACGCACGCCCCTTAATGCAGTTATTGGTATATCCGATTTGTTGATGGATGATAACCCTGCCCCATCGCAAAAAGAAAACCTGAGTATTTTGAAGTTTTCGGCCGATAATTTAATGACGCTGATAAACGATGTGCTTGATTTTACTAAAGTTGAAACCGGTAATATTGAGCTGGAGAAAATAAATGTTGACATGCGCGACCTGGTTAACAGCGTTATAAATTCAATGAATTTTAAGGCGCAGGCCAAGGGTATTTATTTGCACGCGCAAATTGATGAAAGTATACCCCAATATATTTTGGGCGATAAAACACGGATATGCCAGATATTGTTAAACCTGGTAGGCAATTCGCTTAAATTTACCGATAAGGGCGGCATCGTAATCGATCTTAAAGTAATAGAGCAAAATAAAAACCAGGTGCGCATCAGGTTTGAAGTGTCGGACACGGGCATAGGCATCCATCCCGAAAAAATTAGTAGCATATTTGAGTCGTTTAAACAGGCGGAAGCCAATATTACACGCTTATATGGTGGCACGGGCCTTGGCTTGGCCATTACCAAGCGCCTTGTTGAACTTCATGATTCGCGCATTAATGTGGAGAGTGTATATGGCCAAAGTTCAAAATTTTGGTTTACAATAACATTTAATAAAGGAAAAAATACCTTGGATACCAATACCAGTGAAATTAGAATAGGGCTAAAACTAAACGTTTTAGTTGTTGACGATAACCATATTAACAGGTTATTGATTGATAAAGTACTAAAAAAATGGGGTGCTACCTCCGATTTTGCGGAGAACGGTTTGCAGGCCCTTGATAAAATTGAAACCAACCATAATTATGATGTGGTTTTGATGGATATACATATGCCCGAAATGGGCGGGCTGGAAGCAACCCGTATATTACGTGCAAAGGATAATGCATATGCCCAACAATTGCCTGTTATAGCGCTTACGGCATCTATGCTTACCAACCAAATGGATTTGATAGACGAAGCCGGCATGAACGATTATGTGTTAAAGCCCTTTGACCAAAAAACGCTTTACGATAAAATTAGCAGGTACTCTAAAGATTAA